In a single window of the Flavobacterium ammoniigenes genome:
- the odhB gene encoding 2-oxoglutarate dehydrogenase complex dihydrolipoyllysine-residue succinyltransferase, with translation MILEMKVPSPGESIKEVEIATWLVKDGDYVEKDQAIAEVDSDKATLELPAEASGVITLKAEEGDAVAVGAVVCLIDTAAAKPSGSAPAPVAEAPKVEEKKVEEKKVEAPKAAPAPVATYAAQAPSPAARKILDEKNIQPSDIVGTGKDGRITKEDAVNAVPSMGTPTGGSRGTERIKLSMLRRKVAERLVAAKNDTAMLTTFNEVNMTPINNLRNEYKDAFKAKHAGVGLGYMSFFTKAVTRALQLYPDVNSMMDGDYKVAYDFCDISIAVSGPKGLMVPVVRNAENLTFRGVEAEIKRLAIKARDGQITVDDMTGGTFTITNGGVFGSMLSTPIINPPQSGILGMHNIIERPIAVNGKVEIHPMMYVALSYDHRIIDGRESVGFLVAVKEALENPVELLCDNNPKKAFEL, from the coding sequence ATGATTTTAGAAATGAAAGTCCCTTCACCGGGGGAATCAATCAAAGAAGTAGAAATTGCCACTTGGTTAGTAAAAGATGGCGATTATGTAGAAAAAGACCAAGCAATTGCTGAAGTAGATTCAGACAAAGCCACCTTAGAATTACCAGCAGAAGCAAGCGGTGTAATTACACTTAAAGCTGAAGAGGGTGATGCCGTAGCGGTAGGTGCCGTAGTTTGTTTGATTGATACTGCTGCAGCAAAACCATCTGGCTCAGCTCCGGCTCCAGTAGCAGAAGCGCCAAAAGTAGAAGAGAAAAAAGTAGAAGAGAAAAAAGTTGAAGCGCCAAAAGCGGCTCCAGCACCAGTAGCAACTTATGCAGCGCAAGCACCTTCGCCAGCGGCAAGAAAAATATTAGACGAAAAAAACATCCAGCCTTCTGACATCGTTGGAACAGGTAAAGATGGTCGTATTACTAAAGAAGATGCTGTAAATGCAGTACCTTCTATGGGAACTCCAACAGGAGGAAGTCGTGGTACTGAACGAATTAAATTGTCGATGTTGCGTCGTAAAGTAGCAGAACGTTTAGTAGCAGCTAAAAACGATACAGCTATGTTGACTACTTTCAACGAAGTGAACATGACTCCAATTAACAACTTGCGTAACGAATACAAAGATGCGTTCAAAGCTAAACACGCAGGTGTTGGTTTAGGCTATATGTCTTTCTTTACAAAAGCAGTGACAAGAGCCTTGCAATTGTATCCTGATGTTAACTCTATGATGGATGGAGATTACAAAGTAGCTTACGATTTTTGTGATATTTCAATCGCGGTTTCTGGTCCAAAAGGATTAATGGTGCCCGTAGTTCGTAATGCTGAAAACTTGACTTTCCGTGGAGTAGAAGCTGAAATCAAACGTTTGGCTATCAAAGCGCGTGACGGACAAATTACAGTTGACGATATGACCGGAGGAACATTTACTATTACAAATGGAGGTGTTTTTGGAAGTATGTTGTCTACACCAATTATCAACCCACCACAATCAGGAATTTTAGGAATGCACAACATTATTGAGCGTCCAATTGCAGTTAATGGGAAAGTAGAAATTCACCCAATGATGTATGTGGCTCTTTCGTATGACCACAGAATTATCGACGGTCGTGAGTCTGTTGGATTCTTGGTAGCGGTTAAAGAAGCCCTTGAAAATCCAGTTGAATTGCTTTGCGATAACAATCCTAAAAAAGCATTCGAATTGTAG